A single region of the Erythrobacter sp. genome encodes:
- a CDS encoding serine hydrolase — protein sequence MAFRDFDSPDVSRRSLLRLTGYGAAAAALSGLPFGRVLTAHDVSESWPNVAALAERYVSKGKLANMLLTFGWRKDEHAHLVARGTLTAGGTAQADEDSLYRIYSMTKPITGMAAMTLVDEGKLGLDQPLHDILPVFRDMQVLLDPEGPLDRVEPAIRPITIRQLMTHTSGLGYDIVSKGPLQQAYRDAGVVSGQVSKMPIPGFPDVTPAPGLEAFADRLAEIPLMYQPATKWSYSFGLDVLGRVIEVVSGQSYDAFLQERFFGPLGMTSTFFRVPQSEVSRLTTNYGILNGTPLPLDLASNSIFAEQPPILWGGSGLVSTPRDYDRFLNMVLNHGMFEGKRVMGELAVRVGTSDLIPATVDKTGSWSENEGHGAGGRVRGRTWGWGGAAGTIAAVDYGLGLRTTLFTQYMPSEAYPVREEFLAALEADLEGINGKKAA from the coding sequence ATGGCTTTTCGCGATTTCGATTCCCCCGATGTCTCGCGCCGTTCGCTCTTGCGCCTCACCGGATACGGCGCTGCCGCCGCCGCGCTTTCGGGCCTGCCTTTCGGCCGCGTTCTGACCGCGCACGACGTATCGGAAAGCTGGCCCAATGTTGCCGCGCTCGCCGAACGCTATGTCTCCAAGGGCAAGCTCGCCAACATGCTCCTGACCTTCGGCTGGCGGAAGGACGAGCACGCCCACCTTGTTGCGCGCGGCACTCTTACCGCGGGCGGCACGGCTCAGGCGGATGAGGATTCGCTCTATCGCATCTATTCGATGACCAAGCCGATCACCGGCATGGCGGCTATGACGCTGGTGGACGAGGGCAAGCTGGGCCTCGACCAGCCGTTGCACGACATCCTGCCCGTCTTTCGGGATATGCAGGTGCTGCTCGATCCCGAAGGCCCGCTCGACCGGGTCGAACCCGCGATCCGGCCGATCACGATCCGTCAGCTGATGACCCACACTTCCGGCCTCGGTTACGACATCGTCTCGAAGGGTCCGCTCCAGCAGGCTTATCGCGACGCGGGCGTCGTCAGCGGGCAGGTCAGCAAGATGCCGATCCCGGGCTTTCCCGACGTGACGCCCGCGCCGGGGCTGGAAGCCTTCGCCGACCGGCTCGCCGAAATCCCGCTGATGTACCAGCCCGCGACCAAGTGGAGCTATTCCTTCGGGCTCGACGTGCTCGGCCGCGTGATCGAAGTCGTCTCGGGGCAGAGTTACGACGCCTTCCTGCAGGAGCGGTTCTTCGGCCCGCTCGGCATGACCAGCACCTTCTTCCGCGTGCCGCAAAGCGAGGTTTCCCGCCTCACCACGAATTACGGCATTCTCAACGGCACGCCGCTGCCGCTCGACCTTGCGAGCAATTCGATCTTCGCCGAGCAACCGCCGATCCTGTGGGGCGGTTCGGGCCTCGTTTCGACCCCGCGCGATTACGACCGTTTCCTCAACATGGTGCTCAATCACGGGATGTTCGAAGGAAAGCGCGTGATGGGCGAACTCGCTGTGCGCGTGGGCACGTCCGATCTCATACCCGCCACGGTCGACAAGACCGGATCCTGGTCGGAAAACGAAGGGCATGGCGCGGGCGGGCGCGTGCGCGGGCGGACCTGGGGCTGGGGCGGCGCCGCGGGCACGATCGCCGCGGTCGATTACGGCCTCGGCCTTCGCACCACGCTGTTCACGCAATATATGCCGAGCGAAGCCTATCCCGTGCGCGAGGAGTTCCTCGCCGCGCTCGAGGCCGACCTTGAAGGCATCAACGGCAAGAAGGCGGCCTGA
- the nudC gene encoding NAD(+) diphosphatase, translating into MSYPAPADSPAGAPIAFAGSPIDRADHIRTDPAALGNLMNWRARVMNLDGLLPEFDDEGRLLWHTIADVAEDAELVFLGLIDDKAHFAPVPMDGFSGPAMPRAWQAMQMLQPEDLALYGGARSLVDWHARHRFCANCGSPTKLAKGGWQRNCDNCGAQHFPRTDPVTIMLVEHEDKLLLGRQPRFPPRMYSALAGFVEPGETIEEAVAREVQEEAGVAVRDVRYLASQPWPFPSQLMIGCTSIADDPTLTIDETELDDARWFTREELEDARRAGAEGNELLIFPQKFAIAHRLITWWLDR; encoded by the coding sequence ATGTCCTATCCCGCGCCTGCCGATTCGCCCGCCGGAGCCCCGATCGCCTTCGCCGGTTCGCCGATCGACCGGGCGGACCATATCCGCACCGATCCCGCCGCGCTCGGCAACCTGATGAACTGGCGCGCGCGGGTGATGAACCTCGACGGCCTGCTGCCCGAATTCGACGACGAGGGGCGGCTGCTGTGGCATACCATCGCCGACGTTGCGGAAGATGCCGAGCTCGTCTTCCTCGGCCTGATCGACGACAAGGCGCACTTCGCGCCCGTGCCGATGGACGGCTTTTCCGGCCCCGCCATGCCGCGAGCGTGGCAGGCGATGCAGATGCTCCAGCCGGAAGATCTCGCGCTTTACGGCGGGGCGAGGAGCCTCGTCGACTGGCACGCGCGGCACCGGTTCTGCGCCAATTGCGGCTCGCCCACGAAGCTTGCGAAGGGCGGCTGGCAGCGGAACTGCGACAATTGCGGCGCGCAGCATTTCCCGCGCACCGACCCGGTCACGATCATGCTGGTCGAGCACGAGGACAAGCTCCTCCTCGGTCGCCAGCCGCGCTTCCCGCCGCGGATGTATTCCGCGCTCGCGGGCTTCGTCGAACCGGGCGAGACGATCGAGGAAGCCGTCGCGCGCGAGGTGCAGGAGGAAGCGGGTGTCGCGGTGCGCGACGTGCGCTATCTTGCAAGTCAGCCCTGGCCGTTTCCGAGCCAGCTGATGATCGGCTGCACGAGCATTGCCGACGATCCGACGCTGACCATCGACGAGACGGAGCTCGACGATGCGCGCTGGTTCACCCGCGAGGAGCTCGAAGACGCGCGCCGCGCGGGGGCGGAGGGCAACGAACTGCTGATCTTCCCGCAGAAATTCGCGATCGCCCATCGCCTCATCACATGGTGGCTCGACCGATGA
- a CDS encoding DsbA family oxidoreductase yields MTDRLTIDIYSDVVCPWCAIGYGQLTKALAELEGEIEAEVRWRPFELNPDMAKEGEEQEAHLQRKYGRSAEEGAAVRGRMKEIAASAGVSLSYEGADGDGGEAPPAMMWNTRDCHKLLGFALEQAGPQVQTELKLALFKAHFNHRADLSDRARLLDIAASVGLHREAAKAALEDSDLEARILAEERQAWDLNITGVPAMIVNGKFLIAGAQAPETYVNALRRVAEKSRAAG; encoded by the coding sequence ATGACCGACCGACTGACCATCGACATCTATTCCGACGTCGTGTGCCCGTGGTGCGCGATCGGCTACGGCCAGCTGACCAAGGCGCTGGCCGAGCTCGAAGGTGAAATCGAAGCCGAGGTGCGCTGGCGGCCCTTCGAACTCAATCCCGACATGGCGAAGGAGGGCGAGGAGCAGGAAGCGCACCTGCAGCGCAAATACGGACGTTCGGCGGAAGAGGGCGCGGCGGTGCGCGGACGGATGAAGGAAATCGCGGCAAGCGCGGGCGTATCGCTGTCGTATGAGGGCGCCGACGGGGACGGGGGCGAAGCGCCGCCGGCGATGATGTGGAACACGCGCGACTGCCACAAGCTGCTCGGTTTCGCGCTCGAACAGGCGGGACCGCAGGTACAGACGGAGCTCAAGCTCGCCCTGTTCAAGGCCCACTTCAACCACCGAGCCGACCTGTCCGACCGCGCGCGGCTGCTCGACATTGCGGCGAGTGTCGGCCTCCACCGCGAGGCGGCGAAGGCGGCGTTGGAAGACTCCGATCTCGAAGCGCGCATTCTGGCCGAGGAGCGGCAGGCGTGGGACCTCAACATTACCGGCGTCCCCGCGATGATCGTCAACGGCAAGTTCCTGATCGCCGGCGCGCAGGCTCCGGAAACCTATGTCAATGCGCTGCGGCGGGTGGCGGAAAAGAGCCGGGCGGCGGGCTAG
- a CDS encoding DUF6640 family protein, with translation MLLARLLLTATALGFGLAPFVTDLSMSHAFNPDWPAHARFHTVWLVLVLAALALVMLVMTWRGKPADARANLAVAAAIGWTALAPFGLAALAMPAYGGALAGREHEILVFGVNSNLIGFGVGAAMLAAATWLVMRRN, from the coding sequence ATGCTGCTCGCCCGGTTACTTCTCACCGCGACGGCGCTGGGCTTCGGCCTGGCGCCGTTCGTAACCGACCTGTCGATGAGCCATGCCTTCAATCCGGATTGGCCCGCCCATGCCCGGTTTCACACCGTCTGGCTGGTGCTGGTGCTCGCCGCGCTGGCACTGGTGATGCTGGTCATGACCTGGCGCGGAAAGCCCGCCGATGCGCGGGCCAATCTCGCGGTCGCGGCGGCGATCGGCTGGACAGCGCTCGCACCCTTCGGCCTCGCCGCGCTAGCCATGCCAGCCTATGGCGGCGCGCTTGCGGGGAGGGAGCACGAGATCCTCGTTTTCGGTGTGAACAGCAACCTTATCGGATTCGGGGTGGGGGCTGCGATGCTCGCCGCCGCGACCTGGCTGGTCATGCGCCGCAATTAG